The Chiroxiphia lanceolata isolate bChiLan1 chromosome W unlocalized genomic scaffold, bChiLan1.pri scaffold_40_arrow_ctg1, whole genome shotgun sequence genome contains a region encoding:
- the LOC116781347 gene encoding formin-like protein 3 encodes MTTSPPGPSPPSLTGSGEPCAVTSHLEAAAPARRCRSSPVRPPPRIPQDPPESPPRPPATATAEAPPPGHGAMMRFMLLFSRQGKLRLQKWYLATANKDKKKMVWELMLVVLARKPKMCSFLEWRDLKVVYKR; translated from the exons ATGACAACAAGTCCGCCGGGCCCCTCCCCGCCGTCCTTAACCGGAAGCGGCGAGCCGTGCGCGGTGACGTCACACCTGGAAGCGGCAGCCCCGGCGCGGCGCTGCCGGAGCAGCCCCGTTCGACCCCCCCCGCGGATACCCCAGGACCCCCCGGAATCCCCGCCCCGACCCCCGGCCACGGCCACGGCAGAGGCCCCGCCTCCGGGACACGGCGCTATG ATGCGGTTCATGCTGCTGTTCAGCCGCCAAGGGAAGCTGAGGCTGCAGAAGTGGTACCTGGCCACGGCCAACAAGGACAAGAAGAAGATGGTTTGGGAGCTCATGCTGGTGGTGCTGGCCCGGAAACCCAAAATGTGTAGCTTCCTCGAGTGGAGGGACCTCAAGGTGGTCTACAAGAGGTGA
- the LOC116781351 gene encoding gastrula zinc finger protein XlCGF49.1-like, whose amino-acid sequence ESPEDKSPLESLVGEAILKGSTAQEGSGEEKGQRSPRRRGCKASPGCSEEERASLCGEGGPSFSQSSDLVVPEQPPSREKPFKCLECGKSFRQSAHLLSHQHIHTGERPYTCRECGKSFRQSSNLRTHRYFHTGERPYTCGECGKSFSDSSTLHKHHRIHTGERPYKCLECGKRFQTSSALVQHQRTHTDERPFRCTDCGKGFNRNSHLVTHRRIHTGERPYKCGECGKSFTESSGLTQHQQTHQ is encoded by the coding sequence gagagcccggaggacaaatcccccctTGAGagcctggtgggagaggccattttgaagggctccacggcgcaggaaggcagcggggaggaaaagggccaGAGATCCCCCCGCAGGAGGGGCTGcaaagccagcccagggtgctctgaggaggaaagagccagccTGTGCGGGGAGGGTGGCCCGAGCTTCAGCCAGAGCTCTGACCTGgtggtccctgagcagcctcccagcagagagaagcccttcaagtgcttggaatgtgggaagagcttcaggcagAGTGCCCATCtcctcagccaccagcacatccacactggggaacggccctacacgtgtcgggaatgtgggaagagcttcaggcagAGCTCCAACCTCCGCACCCACCGTTACTTCCACACTGGGGAACGTCCCTAcacgtgtggggaatgtgggaagagctttaGTGACAGCTCCACCCTCCACAAACACCAtcgcatccacactggggaacggccctacaagtgcttggaatgtgggaagaggtttcagaCCAGTTCAGCTCTTGTACAGCACCAGCGGACACACACGGATGAGAGGCCCTTCCGCTGCACCGACTGTGGGAAGGGCTTCAACCGGAActcccaccttgtcacccaCCGGCGCATCCACACCggggagaggccctacaagtgtggggagtgtgggaagagcttcaccgAGAGCTCTGGCTTGACCCAACACCAACAGACCCACCAGTAA